In one Saccharibacillus brassicae genomic region, the following are encoded:
- a CDS encoding TetR/AcrR family transcriptional regulator — translation MRENPRKKQIVEAAARAMASRGYSDASIKEIAAEAGLAAPGLVHYYFKTKEEILHEVVRESCRRYEAEFGGLSAERDAGPDAAAPPLPETGEDADAHRPEWYKLRYELFALGLRSPELAGEIAELLRVGQGGISGVLQAALPVIEAEEREALSAVLLACFDGLALQKMLRPELDLEKAYALLESMIVERFPAAE, via the coding sequence ATGAGAGAAAATCCGAGAAAAAAACAAATTGTCGAAGCCGCGGCGCGGGCCATGGCGAGCCGGGGCTATTCGGACGCGTCGATCAAGGAGATCGCGGCGGAAGCCGGATTGGCCGCGCCCGGATTGGTTCATTACTATTTTAAGACCAAAGAAGAAATTCTGCACGAAGTCGTGCGCGAAAGCTGCCGGCGGTACGAAGCGGAATTCGGAGGGCTGTCCGCCGAGCGGGACGCCGGGCCGGACGCCGCCGCGCCGCCGCTGCCGGAGACCGGCGAAGACGCGGACGCGCATCGGCCGGAATGGTACAAGCTGCGCTACGAGCTGTTCGCGCTGGGGCTGCGCAGCCCCGAGCTTGCCGGAGAGATCGCGGAGCTGCTGCGGGTCGGGCAGGGCGGCATCTCCGGCGTGCTGCAGGCCGCGCTCCCCGTCATCGAGGCGGAAGAACGCGAAGCGCTGTCCGCGGTTCTGCTCGCCTGCTTCGACGGCTTGGCGCTCCAGAAAATGCTTAGGCCGGAGCTGGATCTGGAAAAAGCGTACGCGCTGCTGGAATCGATGATCGTGGAGCGCTTCCCGGCCGCGGAATGA
- a CDS encoding helix-turn-helix transcriptional regulator — protein MNKTDRMLAILLRLQRSGTLRAEDLAETFETSVRTIYRDMQALSEAGVPLLGTPGSGYSLMEGYFLPPVMLTADEALAALIGADFTARHFGGRVRLGSGSFREKIEAVLPPDLRRDVEQLRETTRLLIENVSAADEEEFERTELLRRAVLERRNVRFGYTKVGDEAPTAAEAASASASRTVSPYGLVWMRGAWMLIAYCHAREAIRHFRVSRMERLAALDETFRLPDDFRLSDYRAPDDRSMRAIVRANAAAARMVREQRPYYLESAEADGADWRLHFRMRRNEDLLPLLLSLGSSAEVIEPPELRERLREELRSMLKRY, from the coding sequence GTGAACAAGACCGATCGCATGCTGGCGATCCTGCTGCGGCTGCAGCGCAGCGGAACGCTGAGGGCGGAAGATCTGGCCGAAACGTTCGAGACGAGCGTCAGAACGATTTATCGCGATATGCAGGCTTTGAGCGAGGCGGGCGTTCCGCTGCTGGGCACGCCCGGCAGCGGCTACTCGTTAATGGAAGGATATTTCCTGCCGCCGGTGATGCTGACTGCGGACGAAGCGCTGGCCGCGCTGATCGGCGCCGACTTCACCGCGCGGCATTTTGGCGGACGCGTGCGTCTCGGTTCGGGTTCTTTTCGCGAAAAGATCGAAGCCGTGCTGCCGCCGGACCTGCGCCGCGACGTGGAGCAGCTGCGCGAAACGACGCGGCTCCTGATCGAAAACGTCTCGGCGGCGGACGAAGAAGAATTCGAACGGACGGAGCTGCTGCGCCGGGCGGTGCTGGAGCGGCGCAACGTCCGGTTCGGCTACACCAAAGTGGGAGACGAAGCGCCGACAGCCGCGGAAGCGGCATCCGCATCCGCTTCGCGTACTGTGTCCCCCTACGGTCTGGTCTGGATGCGGGGCGCCTGGATGCTGATCGCCTACTGCCATGCGCGCGAAGCGATCCGGCATTTTCGCGTGTCGCGGATGGAGCGGCTGGCCGCGCTCGACGAAACGTTCCGCCTGCCCGACGATTTTCGGCTGTCCGATTACCGGGCACCGGATGATCGCTCGATGCGGGCTATCGTCCGGGCGAACGCCGCGGCGGCCCGGATGGTGCGGGAGCAGCGGCCGTATTACCTGGAGAGCGCCGAAGCCGACGGAGCGGATTGGCGGCTGCATTTTCGTATGCGCCGGAACGAGGATCTGCTGCCGCTGCTGCTCTCGCTCGGATCTTCCGCCGAAGTGATCGAACCGCCGGAGCTGAGAGAGCGGCTGCGCGAAGAACTTCGATCCATGCTGAAGCGATACTGA
- a CDS encoding response regulator: MKALLVDDERLALLRLKSMLEQEEGVRIAGVFSDGSQALEGIRETAPDIVFLDIGMPEIDGLELASRIRAADASVDIVFTSGSVRHAVEAYEYYPLDYMRKPIDRQRLSRTLDRARHRLTAEIREGTDEAGQPGLRCLGPLQVNRPGRGSGYPKWRTTKAQELFAYLLHNRGRMVGRDTLFELLWQGFEPERAASQLYNTIYTVRAVLKDEGLDLTLSKGGPAAGYRLETGPVKLDVEDWEEGLAALPPIGPETVGLHEASLRGYTGDYLAELDYAWANSERERLRRLWMAHARQLSQFYRAQRMRSEEEAVAHRLHRFK; encoded by the coding sequence ATGAAAGCGCTGCTGGTCGACGACGAAAGATTGGCGCTGCTGCGGTTGAAAAGCATGCTGGAGCAGGAGGAAGGGGTGCGGATCGCCGGCGTGTTCAGCGATGGCAGCCAGGCTCTGGAAGGGATACGGGAAACGGCCCCGGATATCGTCTTTCTCGATATCGGCATGCCCGAAATCGACGGATTGGAATTGGCTTCCCGGATTCGGGCCGCGGACGCTTCGGTCGATATCGTGTTCACAAGCGGCTCCGTCCGGCATGCGGTCGAAGCGTACGAATATTATCCGCTGGATTATATGAGAAAACCGATCGACCGCCAGCGGCTCAGCCGAACGCTCGACCGGGCCCGGCATCGTTTGACGGCGGAGATCCGCGAAGGGACCGACGAGGCCGGGCAGCCCGGACTGCGCTGCCTGGGGCCGCTTCAGGTCAACCGCCCCGGGCGCGGATCGGGTTACCCGAAATGGCGAACGACCAAAGCGCAGGAACTGTTCGCTTACCTGCTGCACAACCGGGGACGGATGGTCGGCCGGGACACGCTGTTCGAACTGCTGTGGCAGGGATTCGAGCCGGAACGGGCGGCGTCCCAACTGTACAATACGATCTATACCGTCCGCGCGGTGCTCAAGGACGAAGGACTTGACCTTACGCTGTCCAAAGGCGGTCCGGCGGCAGGCTACCGGCTGGAGACGGGCCCGGTGAAACTCGACGTCGAAGACTGGGAAGAAGGGCTTGCGGCCCTGCCGCCGATCGGGCCGGAGACGGTCGGGCTGCACGAAGCGTCTCTGCGCGGCTACACGGGCGATTATCTGGCCGAACTGGATTACGCGTGGGCGAACAGCGAGCGCGAGCGGCTGCGGCGGCTCTGGATGGCGCATGCGCGGCAGTTAAGCCAGTTCTATCGCGCGCAGCGGATGCGCAGCGAAGAAGAAGCGGTCGCGCATCGGCTGCACCGCTTCAAATAG